The following coding sequences are from one Rutidosis leptorrhynchoides isolate AG116_Rl617_1_P2 chromosome 11, CSIRO_AGI_Rlap_v1, whole genome shotgun sequence window:
- the LOC139874516 gene encoding uncharacterized protein produces MASTLRNSLPSKIKIFVWRARLGRLPVKVELDKRGVNLDSVRCNICNNDIETMEHMILSCPKVKELWGRVMSWWNSGINMYANRDSMFLGKGSRSDPNAYSKIWQCIEWVCGYSIWRNRNLSLFEKKDWSVPMTLNEIQVKSFQWINNRSKNPSLDWNVWLSNPNSYEDHG; encoded by the coding sequence ATGGCTAGTACACTGCGAAACTCCCTACCTTCTAAGATCAAAATTTTCGTTTGGCGGGCAAGACTTGGTCGGCTTCCGGTAAAGGTAGAACTTGATAAACGGGGTGTAAATTTAGACTCAGTTCGGTGTAATATATGCAACAATGATATTGAAACTATGGAGCATATGATACTTTCGTGTCCAAAAGTGAAGGAACTATGGGGTCGGGTAATGAGCTGGTGGAATTCGGGTATCAACATGTATGCTAATCGGGATTCAATGTTCTTGGGAAAAGGTTCGAGATCTGACCCAAATGCCTATTCGAAAATTTGGCAATGTATCGAATGGGTATGCGGGTATTCGATATGGAGGAATCGTAATCTAAGCCTATTCGAGAAAAAGGACTGGAGTGTCCCAATGACGTTAAACGAGATCCAAGTTAAAAGTTTTCAATGGATTAACAATCGCTCGAAGAATCCTTCCTTGGATTGGAATGTATGGTTGTCGAATCCGAACAGTTACGAGGACCATGGTTGA
- the LOC139876914 gene encoding LOW QUALITY PROTEIN: uncharacterized protein (The sequence of the model RefSeq protein was modified relative to this genomic sequence to represent the inferred CDS: substituted 1 base at 1 genomic stop codon), with protein MESTLKEYFGFSTFRPYQKEIIEKILQGRDSLVVMATGSGKSLCYQVPPLVANKTAIVISPLISLMQDQVMALKQRGIKAVHLSTAQTNTSAQMNAESGQYDIIYMTPEKACFVPDSFWSRLLNTGICLVAVDEAHCISEWGHDFRVEYTRLYKLRDVLQNVPFVGLTATATEKVRNDIINSLGLNNPHVAIGSFDRKNLYYGVKSINRGPLFVDELVANITKYVANAESTIVYCTTVKDVQEITKSLCEAGLKAGMYHGQMGNKAREESHRSFIRDELQVMVATIAFGMGIDKPDIRHVIHYGCPKSLESYYQESGRCGRDGIASDCWLYFSRGDFXKAEFYCQDASSPTQKKCIMDSFMAAQRYCMQTTCRRKVLLEYFGETFSLNNCGNCDNCTDAKEESDVSREAFLLIGCIQACGGYWGLNLPIDVLRGSRAKKIIESQFENLPYHGLGKDFTANWWKTLGSQLISFGYLVETVKEFSRTVSVSPEGVKFLRSCRPDHQPPLLLPIIDESGGHGDVTAGSGQDGLSQAEAELYRVLLEERAKLARSAGTAPYAICGDLTLKKIVATRPSTKARLANIDGVNQHLVTKYGDHLLQSIQKFSKELDLSLDSVATIEATQANNNSKPYTVPKQPKDLAPAKYGAWKMWQEDGLSAEQIANFPGRSAPIKVQTALAYVLDAAREGCVIDWPRLFKEIGLTKSIADSIDAAILKVGSKDKLKPIKEQLPEEVDYTHIKAWLTMQELGMSTEAFLSANPDTEHDSNESEELSDKHNAINADPREKTEAVLIDDSPRKRQKVDILEQDNHPLEITEASLSDLHQNSENGVTLSDILKHFNGSTEAVVVDFLTFMESEILIYKKNNVYKLM; from the exons ATGGAATCAACTCTCAAG GAATATTTTGGGTTTTCGACGTTTCGGCCTTATCAAAAGGAGATTATTGAGAAGATTTTGCAGGGAAGAGATAGTTTGGTTGTTATGGCTACTGGTAGTGGCAAGTCTCTATG TTACCAGGTGCCTCCGTTAGTTGCAAATAAGACTGCTATAGTTATAAGCCCACTTATATCTCTGATGCAGGATCAG GTGATGGCTTTAAAACAGAGAGGTATTAAAGCTGTGCATCTTTCTACTGCTCAGACTAACACCAGTGCACAAATGAATGCTGAGAGTGGCCAATACGACATTATATACATGACTCCCGAGAAAGCATGTTTTGTTCCTGATAG CTTTTGGTCGAGGTTGCTTAACACGGGAATTTGTTTAGTAGCAGTTGATGAAGCTCACTGCATCTCGGAGTGGGGCCACGATTTCAG GGTGGAGTACACAAGATTATATAAGCTTCGAGATGTTTTACAAAATGTTCCATTTGTCGGATTGACGGCAACAGCTACAGAAAA AGTCCGCAATGACATAATCAACTCACTTGGGCTGAACAATCCTCATGTTGCTATTGGATCATTTGATCGTAAAAACCTCTACTATGGTGTGAAATCTATTAACCGTGGTCCTTTATTTGTTGATGAGCTTGTGGCAAATATTACTAAATATGTTGCAAATGCTGAATCAACTATTGTATACTGTACAACCGTAAAAGATGTCCAAGAG ATTACCAAATCACTTTGTGAGGCCGGACTTAAGGCCGGTATGTATCATGGTCAAATGGGTAACAAGGCTCGTGAAGAGTCACACAG ATCTTTCATAAGGGATGAGCTACAAGTTATGGTTGCAACTATTGCGTTTGGAATGGGTATCGATAAGCCCGATATAAGACATGTTATTCATTACGGGTGCCCCAAAAGTTTGGAGTCTTATTATCAAGAAAGTGGAAGATGTGGTCGAGATGGTATCGCTTCTGATTGCTGGTTATACTTTTCAAGGGGTGATTTTTGAAAAGCTGAATTCTATTGTCAAGATGCGAGCTCG CCTACACAAAAGAAATGTATAATGGATTCGTTCATGGCTGCTCAACGGTATTGCATGCAAACAACTTGCAGAAGAAAAGTTTTGCTCGAGTATTTCGGGGAAACATTTTCTCTTAATAATTGTG GAAACTGTGATAATTGCACTGATGCTAAGGAGGAGAGTGATGTGTCCAGAGAAGCGTTTCTGTTAATCGGTTGCATTCAGGCTTGTGGTGGTTACTGGGGTCTTAATTTGCCTATAGATGTTCTCCGAGGTTCTCGT GCCAAAAAGATAATTGAAAGCCAGTTTGAAAATCTTCCTTATCATGGACTCGGTAAAGATTTTACAGCGAACTGGTGGAAGACACTAGGATCTCAACTAATTTCGTTCG GTTACTTGGTTGAGACTGTTAAAGAATTTTCTAGAACCGTAAG TGTTAGTCCAGAAGGTGTAAAGTTTCTGAGGTCATGTAGGCCCGATCATCAACCGCCGTTACTTTTGCCGATAATTGATGAATCAGGTGGTCATGGTGATGTCACGGCTGGCTCAGGACAAGATGGACTGTCACAG GCGGAGGCCGAACTCTATAGAGTACTTCTAGAAGAGAGAGCGAAGCTTGCGCGATCTGCTGGAACTGCCCc ATATGCTATATGTGGTGATTTGACATTGAAAAAAATAGTAGCAACTAGGCCATCTACTAAAGCAAGGCTGGCAAATATTGATGGTGTTAACCAG CACCTTGTTACAAAGTATGGAGATCATCTTCTTCAAAGTATTCAAAAATTTTCAAAAGAATTGGACCTTTCTTTGGATAGTGTTGCAACCATAGAAGCTACTCAAGCTAATAATAACAGCAAACCTTACACGGTACCGAAACAACCGAAAGACTTGGCGCCTGCAAAATACGGAGCTTGGAAAATGTGGCAAGAGGATGGTCTCTCAGCTGAACAAATTGCT AACTTTCCTGGTAGATCGGCTCCAATAAAAGTGCAAACGGCTCTTGCATATGTTCTGGATGCGGCTCGAGAGGGGTGCGTAATTGACTGGCCTCGATTGTTTAAAGAGATCGGTCTTACAAAATCAATTGCTGATAGTATTGATGCTGCAATTTTAAAAGTTGGCTCTAAAGACAAGCTGAAACCTATCAAAGAACAACTACCAGAAGAG GTTGATTACACTCATATTAAGGCATGGTTGACAATGCAAGAACTTGGGATGTCAACTGAAGCTTTTTTATCTGCTAACCCAGATACTGAACACGATTCTAATGAATCAGAAGAGTTGTCTGATAAGCACAATGCCATAAACGCGGACCCACGTGAGAAAACTGAAGCGGTACTCATCGATGATTCTCCAAGAAAGCGTCAAAAGGTTGATATACTCGAACAAGATAATCATCCTCTTGAGATTACCGAAGCTTCCCTTTCAGACTTGCATCAGAATTCTGAGAATGGG GTTACGTTGTCGGACATATTGAAGCACTTTAATGGATCTACAGAAGCGGTCGTGGTAGATTTTCTGACTTTTATGGAGAGTGAGATCTTGATCTATAAAAAGAACAATGTGTATAAACTTATGTGA